One Legionellales bacterium genomic window carries:
- a CDS encoding ATP-binding protein: MNILNFEKWFPSGLVEEEGFCNRDEERSELKQSIAHIRHTLIVAPRRYGKSSLVHWVVNENQFIYGNADLFVATDERHVQSRIFSGIQEIINRIQGSATSKLEVFYESLRKRTSALKVSLVGVGIEIALQDDTDPAANILNALTALELLLNKKNKKAVLFIDEIQIIGQMKTGRAIEGAIRHVAQKAKNLCFIFAGSRHHLVHDMFNNEDRPLYHLCEQLHLERIDEMAYTNHLNQLAMKRWKKRLSDKLLAVIFSLTERHPYYMNLLCYRIWRHNTIPSIEQIEDTWRSMVINSRAVILGSLNALNQTQIRVLIYIASGNNQALTGKKAIADLKLGGSHISQALSGLIDGEFIEKHCDNSYIILNPMIKTILALYYKE; encoded by the coding sequence ATGAATATCCTTAATTTTGAAAAATGGTTCCCCTCAGGCCTAGTGGAAGAGGAAGGCTTTTGTAACCGAGATGAGGAAAGGAGTGAGCTTAAGCAAAGCATCGCTCACATAAGGCACACGCTTATTGTCGCACCTCGCAGATACGGAAAATCCAGTCTCGTTCATTGGGTCGTTAACGAAAATCAGTTTATTTATGGCAACGCTGACTTGTTTGTTGCCACAGATGAACGCCATGTTCAATCTAGAATATTTTCGGGGATACAAGAAATAATTAACCGAATTCAAGGATCCGCCACGTCGAAGCTCGAGGTGTTCTATGAATCATTACGAAAAAGAACAAGCGCACTTAAGGTGTCATTGGTTGGGGTTGGAATAGAGATCGCGCTACAGGATGATACCGATCCAGCGGCAAATATATTGAATGCCCTTACTGCGCTCGAGTTACTTCTTAATAAAAAGAATAAAAAAGCGGTTTTATTTATTGATGAGATCCAAATTATCGGGCAAATGAAAACCGGTAGAGCAATTGAAGGTGCCATTAGACATGTCGCACAAAAAGCTAAAAATTTATGTTTTATTTTCGCTGGAAGTCGGCATCATTTAGTTCATGACATGTTTAATAATGAAGATAGACCGCTCTATCATTTGTGTGAACAACTGCATTTAGAACGAATTGATGAAATGGCCTATACCAATCATCTCAATCAGTTGGCCATGAAGAGATGGAAGAAAAGATTATCAGATAAGTTATTGGCCGTAATTTTTTCTCTGACAGAAAGGCACCCTTATTATATGAATTTACTGTGTTATAGAATATGGCGTCATAATACTATTCCCTCTATAGAGCAGATCGAAGATACTTGGCGTTCTATGGTGATAAACTCCCGCGCGGTGATTCTTGGAAGCCTTAATGCATTAAATCAGACACAAATCCGCGTGCTTATCTATATTGCATCAGGTAATAATCAAGCACTCACTGGCAAAAAGGCAATCGCTGATTTGAAGTTAGGGGGCTCTCATATCTCTCAGGCCTTAAGCGGATTAATAGACGGAGAATTCATAGAAAAGCACTGCGATAACAGTTATATAATACTAAACCCAATGATTAAAACTATTTTGGCTCTCTATTACAAAGAATGA
- a CDS encoding exodeoxyribonuclease VII small subunit, with product MSTSLNLEASLKKLENIVETMEAGDLSLEQSLKNFEQGVKLIRQCQDALTKAEQKVQILMEENSELLLEEFITDEDNPE from the coding sequence ATGAGCACAAGCCTTAACCTTGAAGCCAGTTTGAAAAAACTCGAAAATATTGTTGAAACCATGGAAGCGGGTGATTTATCGTTGGAGCAATCGCTCAAAAATTTTGAGCAGGGCGTAAAACTTATCCGCCAATGCCAAGATGCGCTCACGAAAGCGGAACAAAAAGTTCAAATTTTAATGGAAGAAAATAGCGAATTACTCCTGGAAGAATTTATTACCGATGAGGATAACCCCGAGTGA
- a CDS encoding polyprenyl synthetase family protein, translated as MSDFQQFRHNLIQRVDQILDRFLPSIHSSPSRLHNAMRYAVLNNGKRIRPILVYCTGIVTHTNDDILDTIAATIELIHSYSLVHDDLPAIDNDDLRRGQPTCHKAFDEATAILVGDALQNLAFQVLTNLEHPSITPETHLRLLKILTRACDTTGMVGGQAIDIAATGKILSLSELEDMHRRKTGALLSACVEMVLATSTLNPRQQHTLLQFGQYIGLAFQIQDDILDVIGNTELLGKHIGQDQAQHKATYPALLGLEQAKNKAQQAIDLALNALNLFDEQADRLRELSRFIIERDN; from the coding sequence GTGAGTGATTTTCAGCAATTTCGCCATAACCTGATCCAACGGGTTGATCAGATCCTCGATCGCTTTTTGCCCTCTATTCACTCCAGCCCTTCCCGTTTACATAATGCCATGCGTTACGCGGTATTAAATAATGGCAAACGCATACGCCCTATTCTGGTCTATTGCACAGGCATAGTGACTCACACCAATGATGATATCCTGGACACGATTGCTGCAACCATCGAATTGATCCACAGTTATTCGCTGGTTCATGATGATTTGCCTGCCATCGACAACGATGATTTGCGTCGCGGCCAACCGACGTGTCACAAAGCATTCGACGAAGCCACCGCCATTTTAGTCGGCGATGCTCTCCAAAACTTAGCGTTTCAAGTCTTAACGAATCTCGAGCATCCCAGTATTACACCAGAAACTCATTTGCGGTTATTAAAAATTTTAACCCGCGCCTGTGATACGACTGGCATGGTAGGTGGACAAGCAATTGATATTGCCGCTACTGGGAAAATTTTATCCCTAAGCGAATTAGAAGACATGCACCGCCGTAAAACGGGCGCGTTATTATCGGCCTGTGTCGAAATGGTGCTAGCCACCAGCACGTTAAATCCGCGACAACAACACACGCTCTTGCAATTTGGCCAATACATTGGCTTAGCGTTTCAAATTCAAGATGATATTCTCGATGTGATTGGTAATACCGAATTATTAGGCAAACACATTGGGCAAGATCAAGCTCAACATAAAGCGACTTATCCTGCTTTACTGGGATTAGAACAGGCGAAAAATAAAGCGCAACAGGCGATCGATCTGGCCTTAAACGCATTAAACTTATTCGATGAACAAGCTGATCGTTTGCGAGAATTAAGTCGGTTTATTATTGAGCGCGATAATTAA
- the dxs gene encoding 1-deoxy-D-xylulose-5-phosphate synthase, translating to MDPKQFKLLHTINTPADLRTLSRADLPALCAEIREWIYTSLNQCGGHFAASLGVVELTVALHTVFNTPVDQLIWDVGHQAYVHKILTGRKELLSTIRQTHGLAPFPKREESQFDAFGVGHSSTSISAALGMAIAAKLDKSERHSIAVIGDGAMTAGMAFEALNHAGHTDANLIVILNDNDMSISNNVGALSQHFTKMLSGSTYAKLREHGKKILNLMPSPMRDLVKHTESQVKELMTEGVGNLFEALGFDYSGPIDGHDVDLLLTVLSSLKHKKGPRLLHVITQKGKGYYPAECDPIEYHAVKPGFYQREKKSSKPSAPTYSNIFGQWLCDIAALDERIVGITPAMREGSDLIQFSQEYPERYMDVAIAEQHSVTLAAGLACQGKKPIVAIYSTFLQRAYDQLIHDVALQNLPVVFALDRAGIVGGDGSTHNGAFDLAFLRCIPNIMIMAPADENEMRQMLYTAYKQSSPVCVRYPRGTGPGIAIEKNMRELPIGKAEIKRQGKKIALLAFGSMVYPLIPIAEELNATLINMRFVKPLDQLLIIHLAKTHDLIVTIEENSVMGGAGSGVNEVLAKTKCLVPVLNIGLTDEFIEHGDPHELLAENGLHPETIKQKILQFSQRQIAQHIEAV from the coding sequence ATGGACCCTAAGCAATTTAAATTATTACATACTATTAACACCCCAGCCGATTTGCGTACCCTTTCGCGTGCCGATCTACCCGCCTTATGCGCTGAAATTCGCGAATGGATTTATACCAGTTTAAATCAATGCGGTGGGCATTTTGCGGCAAGTTTGGGCGTCGTTGAATTAACGGTGGCTCTGCACACGGTGTTTAACACGCCCGTTGATCAATTAATTTGGGATGTGGGTCATCAAGCTTATGTTCATAAAATTTTAACGGGGCGCAAAGAATTACTCTCGACCATTCGCCAAACGCACGGCCTTGCGCCGTTTCCTAAACGCGAAGAAAGTCAGTTTGATGCGTTTGGCGTTGGGCATTCTAGTACGTCAATTAGTGCCGCCTTAGGCATGGCCATTGCCGCTAAACTCGATAAAAGTGAACGCCACTCTATTGCCGTGATTGGCGATGGCGCCATGACCGCCGGCATGGCCTTCGAAGCCTTAAATCATGCAGGCCACACCGATGCGAATTTAATCGTGATTTTAAACGATAATGATATGTCTATTTCCAATAATGTCGGTGCGCTTTCACAACATTTTACTAAAATGCTCAGTGGCTCCACTTATGCGAAATTGCGCGAGCATGGCAAAAAGATATTAAACCTCATGCCAAGCCCCATGCGTGACTTAGTGAAACACACGGAGTCTCAAGTAAAAGAATTAATGACCGAAGGCGTGGGTAATTTATTCGAAGCCTTAGGGTTTGATTATAGCGGTCCCATTGATGGACATGATGTTGATTTACTCTTAACCGTACTCAGTTCCTTAAAACATAAAAAAGGCCCACGCTTATTGCACGTGATTACTCAAAAAGGTAAAGGCTATTATCCGGCTGAATGCGATCCAATTGAATATCATGCGGTAAAACCTGGATTTTATCAGCGCGAAAAAAAATCCAGCAAACCTTCTGCACCTACGTATTCTAATATTTTTGGACAATGGTTGTGTGATATTGCTGCGCTTGATGAACGGATTGTGGGAATCACACCTGCCATGCGCGAAGGTTCCGATTTAATTCAATTTTCCCAAGAGTATCCCGAGCGCTATATGGATGTCGCCATTGCTGAACAACATAGTGTAACTTTAGCAGCGGGCTTAGCCTGTCAAGGCAAAAAGCCGATTGTGGCGATTTACTCAACCTTTTTACAACGCGCCTACGATCAACTCATTCACGACGTTGCTTTGCAAAATTTACCGGTGGTCTTTGCACTGGATAGAGCAGGAATTGTGGGGGGCGATGGTAGCACCCATAACGGCGCATTTGATTTAGCATTTTTACGCTGTATTCCCAATATTATGATCATGGCACCTGCCGATGAAAATGAAATGCGACAAATGCTTTATACAGCCTATAAACAATCATCACCCGTCTGCGTGCGTTATCCGCGCGGAACGGGGCCTGGTATTGCCATCGAAAAAAATATGCGTGAACTCCCCATTGGCAAAGCCGAAATTAAACGTCAAGGTAAAAAAATTGCCCTACTCGCCTTTGGCTCGATGGTTTATCCCTTAATTCCCATCGCAGAAGAATTAAATGCCACGTTAATTAATATGCGATTTGTTAAACCACTCGATCAATTATTAATTATTCATCTTGCCAAAACTCACGATTTAATCGTCACCATTGAAGAAAACTCCGTGATGGGAGGCGCTGGCAGTGGAGTAAATGAAGTGCTGGCTAAAACAAAATGTTTAGTTCCCGTATTAAATATCGGCTTAACCGATGAATTTATTGAACATGGCGATCCTCACGAACTCTTAGCAGAAAATGGTTTGCATCCTGAAACGATCAAACAAAAAATTCTCCAATTTTCCCAACGCCAAATTGCCCAGCATATTGAGGCTGTCTAA
- a CDS encoding IS3 family transposase produces MSYIKQLSTQKEIALTTLCDSLQISRATLYRNQENNLQPLTNAPLKPHNAMSDEERQTILDVLHSERFMDCTPYDVFYTLLDEGQYIGSIRSLYRVLLQAGGSNDRRQQRRHRDAVKPELIATRPNEVWSWDITKCLSVNRLEYYHLYVILDIFSRYVVGWMLAERECQHLAKILIQKTTLKYGIQPGQLTIHSDNGPSMRSQTVATLLDKIGVSKTHNRPYTSNDNPFSESQFKTLKYCPQFPERFESLAHAEKFCRDFFQWYNNEHYHSGILFLKPISVHRGQAEPILQNRYKVLLQAYENNPARFNNKIPTLKKLKPVYINPPSDGYEKSYLQQGEFMV; encoded by the coding sequence ATGAGTTACATTAAACAACTTTCAACACAAAAAGAGATTGCACTGACAACATTATGCGATAGCTTGCAAATATCACGGGCAACGCTTTATCGAAATCAAGAAAACAATTTGCAACCGCTAACAAACGCACCGCTAAAACCACATAATGCGATGAGTGATGAAGAGCGGCAAACGATCTTGGATGTATTGCATAGCGAACGATTTATGGATTGTACCCCCTACGATGTTTTTTATACCTTGCTGGATGAGGGGCAATATATTGGCTCAATCCGCAGCCTGTATCGGGTTTTATTGCAAGCCGGTGGGTCCAACGACCGACGTCAACAGCGGCGCCATCGAGATGCTGTGAAACCCGAGCTGATTGCCACACGGCCTAATGAAGTTTGGTCGTGGGACATCACCAAATGTTTAAGCGTTAATCGACTGGAATATTATCATTTATACGTCATTCTCGATATTTTTAGCCGTTATGTTGTCGGTTGGATGTTGGCTGAACGCGAGTGCCAACATCTTGCAAAAATATTAATCCAAAAAACCACCTTAAAATACGGGATACAACCAGGACAATTAACGATCCATTCTGATAATGGCCCTAGCATGCGTTCACAGACCGTCGCTACATTACTCGATAAAATCGGTGTTTCAAAAACACATAACAGGCCTTATACCAGTAATGATAATCCTTTTTCAGAGTCACAGTTTAAAACATTAAAATATTGCCCTCAATTTCCTGAGCGTTTTGAGTCATTAGCGCACGCAGAAAAATTTTGTAGGGATTTTTTCCAATGGTATAACAATGAACATTATCATTCTGGTATTTTATTTTTAAAACCGATCAGCGTGCACCGTGGACAAGCTGAGCCTATTTTGCAAAATCGATATAAGGTATTATTACAAGCTTATGAAAATAATCCTGCTCGCTTTAATAACAAAATACCCACATTAAAAAAATTAAAGCCCGTTTATATTAATCCGCCCAGCGATGGTTATGAAAAATCTTATTTACAACAGGGGGAATTTATGGTGTAA
- the hemL gene encoding glutamate-1-semialdehyde 2,1-aminomutase, with translation MFEKSIELYRKACEVIPAGVNSPVRAFGGVGGNPIFINHGEGAFLVDVDNNRYLDYVASWGPLILGHAHPEVVDAMITTIHSGTSFGAPTELEIRLAEKIVELIPSVEKIRMINSGTEAAMTAIRLARGYTGRNKIIKFIGCYHGHADALLVKAGSGALTFGVPNSAGVPNGVTEDTLLANFNDLTTVTKLFEHYGNDIAAVLVEPVAGNMNCVLPVPGFLEGLRELCDHYSSVLVFDEVMTGFRVGLGGAQHRFNVRPDLSLFAKVIGGGMPVGAVGGRREIMDSLAPLGAVYQAGTLSGNPLAMTAGLKTLEIISRNGFFTELENKTIQLTDGLMQRAQYFDIPFQCTQIGSMFGLFFTDNSVINTFDHVQACNINHYRYFFHSMIKKGFYFAPSAFEVGFMSCIHSEQNILDTLDAAETTFAEMAKL, from the coding sequence GTGTTTGAAAAATCTATCGAATTATATCGAAAAGCCTGTGAAGTTATCCCTGCTGGCGTCAATTCGCCCGTGCGTGCATTTGGCGGTGTAGGCGGCAATCCTATTTTCATCAACCATGGTGAAGGCGCTTTTTTAGTCGACGTAGATAATAACCGTTATCTCGATTATGTGGCTTCGTGGGGCCCGTTAATTTTAGGTCATGCTCACCCTGAAGTAGTCGATGCTATGATTACCACCATTCATTCAGGTACCAGTTTTGGCGCTCCCACTGAACTTGAAATTCGCTTGGCTGAAAAAATCGTTGAGTTGATCCCAAGCGTTGAAAAAATTCGCATGATTAATTCGGGTACCGAAGCTGCAATGACTGCCATTCGTTTAGCACGTGGTTATACGGGGCGTAATAAAATTATTAAGTTTATTGGCTGTTATCACGGACATGCCGATGCTTTATTAGTAAAAGCGGGTTCAGGAGCATTAACCTTTGGCGTGCCGAATTCTGCCGGCGTTCCAAACGGTGTTACCGAAGACACGTTGCTGGCTAATTTTAATGATTTAACCACGGTGACTAAATTATTTGAACACTATGGCAACGATATTGCGGCTGTATTAGTTGAACCCGTGGCAGGCAATATGAATTGTGTTTTACCTGTTCCTGGATTTTTAGAAGGCTTGCGCGAATTATGTGATCACTATTCCAGCGTACTCGTTTTTGATGAAGTGATGACTGGTTTTCGCGTAGGATTAGGCGGCGCACAACACCGTTTTAATGTGCGACCTGATTTATCCTTATTTGCCAAAGTCATTGGTGGAGGGATGCCCGTGGGTGCGGTGGGTGGTCGTCGCGAAATCATGGATTCTCTTGCCCCACTGGGTGCTGTTTATCAAGCCGGTACCTTATCCGGTAATCCCTTGGCGATGACGGCAGGTTTAAAAACCTTGGAAATAATCAGCCGCAACGGTTTCTTTACCGAGTTAGAAAATAAAACCATTCAGTTAACCGATGGTTTAATGCAACGCGCGCAATATTTTGATATCCCTTTTCAATGCACGCAAATCGGCAGTATGTTTGGTTTATTTTTCACAGATAACTCTGTGATTAATACGTTTGATCATGTGCAGGCCTGTAATATTAATCATTACCGCTATTTCTTTCACAGCATGATTAAAAAGGGTTTTTATTTTGCACCATCGGCTTTTGAGGTGGGTTTTATGTCTTGTATTCATAGCGAACAAAATATTTTAGATACCCTCGATGCTGCTGAGACGACTTTTGCTGAAATGGCAAAACTATAA
- a CDS encoding adenosine kinase has product MNQYDACVLGNALLDLEFEITDLTLERAQIEKGVMTLIDSDRERYLLEELDGIKHVKACGGSAANTAVLIQQLGNRVFYSCRVANDDAGNFYIQDLQEKGVHHNWQDHTRPKGVTGKCLALITPDAERSMSTFLGITEQFSREDLNRDAIKNANYLYIEGYLTASPSAWEAVIEAALIAKQHHTRIALTLSDPNMCRYFRDQFNQLFEIGVDLLFCNADEAMIFTHQSSIDLAKKVLLDFSQQFVITNSYKGSIVFDGQAFIEVAAYQTTPIDTTGAGDVYAGAFLYAINSGFTCEQAGDIASLAASKVVMKFGPRLNAEEIQNLQQHMNKYRYHGSANINS; this is encoded by the coding sequence ATGAATCAATATGATGCTTGTGTATTAGGTAATGCTCTACTCGATTTAGAATTTGAAATTACCGATCTCACCTTAGAGCGCGCGCAAATTGAAAAAGGCGTGATGACATTAATCGATAGCGATCGCGAGCGCTATTTGTTAGAAGAATTAGATGGGATTAAGCATGTTAAAGCTTGTGGAGGCTCAGCTGCCAACACTGCAGTATTAATTCAACAATTAGGCAATCGAGTTTTTTATTCTTGCCGCGTGGCCAATGATGATGCGGGTAATTTTTATATTCAAGATTTACAAGAAAAAGGTGTCCATCACAATTGGCAAGATCATACTCGACCCAAAGGCGTGACTGGAAAATGTTTAGCATTAATTACTCCCGATGCTGAACGCAGCATGAGTACTTTTCTTGGAATTACCGAACAATTCTCTCGAGAAGATTTAAATAGAGACGCCATTAAAAATGCCAATTATTTATATATCGAAGGATATTTAACGGCTTCACCCAGTGCTTGGGAAGCCGTCATTGAAGCGGCATTAATTGCTAAACAGCATCATACTCGCATTGCCTTAACCTTATCCGATCCTAATATGTGTCGTTATTTTCGCGATCAATTTAATCAATTATTTGAAATTGGTGTGGATTTATTATTTTGTAATGCCGATGAAGCCATGATTTTTACTCATCAATCCTCGATTGATCTTGCTAAAAAAGTCTTACTGGATTTTTCGCAGCAATTTGTCATCACCAATAGTTATAAAGGATCGATTGTTTTTGATGGTCAAGCATTTATTGAGGTGGCTGCTTATCAAACAACCCCTATCGATACCACCGGCGCTGGCGATGTGTATGCGGGAGCATTTTTATATGCGATAAATAGTGGTTTTACTTGTGAACAAGCCGGTGATATTGCCTCGCTTGCGGCAAGTAAAGTCGTCATGAAATTTGGACCCCGCTTAAATGCTGAAGAAATTCAAAATTTACAACAACACATGAATAAATATCGCTATCATGGCAGTGCCAACATCAACAGCTAA
- the dacB gene encoding D-alanyl-D-alanine carboxypeptidase/D-alanyl-D-alanine-endopeptidase translates to MAWWQKSLCQLLFWLGAGINIVQASPQQTVAEIVDHYQQPFLGVVVQDITSKQTLVNLNGFHLFQPASNLKILTATAALISLGDHYRFHTQLLSSIAINAQSLKQSVFSGDIILKFDGDPSLTRENIYQLLVELKNHTIQGNFYIQTDRFGSKGYGPGWMWDDENSCFSAPVSSVIIDRNCFPLTLKAGVNAPTINEFRYQSYFKFSNQVQMVSTHDALCPLDLSATRNNEYTLSGCMSPKPNEMGLDIAIKNPALFATQLVRDDLIKLHINLTGKIINQSVNRPLYLFKEHDSAPLMDLITTMLKKSDNLYADSLLKTLGANYFHTSGTWENGVLAVKKILSKNIGLDFKHIAMYDGAGGSRYDLISPADLIRVLEFAYHNLNQHNEFIDALPISGMDGTLRGRMQSPEIRSRVKAKTGTMKGVSNLSGYVFTHNNHVLVFSIMINNFVGKTAPMRALEDRLCRLMVQW, encoded by the coding sequence ATGGCGTGGTGGCAAAAATCGCTCTGCCAATTGCTATTTTGGCTGGGAGCAGGAATTAATATCGTACAGGCATCACCGCAACAAACGGTTGCTGAAATAGTGGATCACTATCAGCAACCGTTTTTAGGTGTTGTTGTTCAAGATATTACTTCAAAACAAACGTTGGTTAATTTGAATGGCTTTCATTTATTTCAACCTGCCAGTAATTTAAAAATTTTAACCGCTACAGCGGCATTAATCAGCCTTGGCGATCACTATCGATTCCATACTCAATTATTATCCAGTATTGCTATTAATGCTCAGAGTCTTAAGCAGTCTGTTTTTAGCGGTGACATTATTTTAAAATTCGATGGCGATCCGTCGTTAACTCGCGAAAATATTTATCAACTCTTGGTTGAATTAAAAAATCATACTATTCAAGGTAATTTTTATATTCAGACCGATCGTTTTGGCTCAAAGGGCTATGGTCCCGGTTGGATGTGGGATGATGAAAACAGTTGCTTTTCTGCTCCTGTTTCTAGTGTGATTATCGATCGAAATTGTTTTCCACTCACGTTAAAAGCTGGCGTAAACGCACCTACCATTAATGAATTTCGTTATCAATCGTATTTTAAATTTAGTAATCAGGTACAAATGGTTTCCACTCACGATGCGCTCTGTCCTTTGGATCTATCAGCAACCCGCAATAATGAATATACTCTTAGCGGTTGTATGTCTCCAAAGCCCAACGAAATGGGTTTAGATATCGCGATAAAAAATCCTGCATTATTTGCAACCCAATTGGTGCGTGATGATTTAATTAAATTACATATTAATTTAACTGGAAAAATCATTAATCAATCTGTTAATCGCCCACTCTATTTATTCAAAGAACATGATTCTGCGCCATTAATGGATTTAATTACCACAATGCTAAAAAAGTCCGATAATTTATACGCCGATAGTTTATTAAAAACCTTAGGGGCAAATTATTTTCATACCTCGGGTACTTGGGAAAATGGCGTGCTTGCAGTTAAGAAAATCTTAAGCAAAAATATCGGCTTGGATTTCAAACACATTGCAATGTATGATGGCGCAGGTGGTTCACGTTACGATTTAATTTCGCCCGCCGATTTAATTCGAGTATTGGAATTTGCTTATCATAATTTAAATCAACATAATGAATTTATCGATGCCTTACCCATCAGTGGCATGGATGGCACTTTGCGAGGGCGCATGCAATCTCCCGAAATTCGTTCGCGGGTAAAGGCCAAAACCGGAACGATGAAAGGGGTGTCAAATTTATCGGGTTATGTTTTCACTCACAATAATCATGTCTTAGTATTTTCTATTATGATTAATAATTTTGTCGGTAAAACTGCTCCCATGCGTGCGCTGGAAGATCGTTTATGTCGCTTAATGGTACAGTGGTAA
- a CDS encoding response regulator: protein MKNTYIPACYFPSTIVFVDDNQGYLNSLSLILEDNLSYSMFESPKLALAAIQARQGSSHIAEKVLKRDETEFDCPISGHTLHLNLNAIYQEVYNPKRFAEISVVVADYAMPQMNGLEYFKEIHHLPVQKIMLTGQADESIAVQAFNDGIIDKFILKSHPEVGELLNHTISELQYKYFQLFTESVVNSLTAEAACCLNDPFFAEFFQRIIRDRKIVEYYLAQAPGTFLLLDSQGHVSWLIVKTAADLQMYKELATEYSAPSSVIEDLNHARKFPHFWNPRHFYNVTGHAWETFMIDATKLQGQKQDYYYAIVNDQPASDVDPSRITSYAEFLTNY from the coding sequence ATGAAAAACACCTATATACCAGCTTGTTATTTTCCGTCAACCATTGTCTTTGTTGATGATAACCAAGGATATTTAAACAGCTTAAGCTTAATCTTGGAAGATAATTTATCCTATAGCATGTTTGAATCGCCCAAGTTGGCATTGGCGGCTATTCAAGCGCGCCAAGGTTCTAGTCATATTGCAGAAAAAGTATTAAAACGCGATGAAACGGAATTTGATTGCCCAATCAGCGGACATACTTTGCATTTAAATTTAAATGCCATTTACCAAGAGGTCTATAATCCTAAACGTTTTGCTGAAATTTCGGTAGTGGTTGCTGACTATGCCATGCCACAAATGAATGGTTTGGAGTATTTCAAAGAAATTCATCATTTACCGGTGCAAAAAATCATGCTAACCGGGCAAGCAGATGAATCGATTGCTGTCCAAGCCTTTAACGATGGCATTATCGATAAATTTATTTTGAAAAGTCATCCAGAAGTTGGCGAGTTATTAAATCACACGATTAGTGAATTACAATATAAATATTTCCAACTTTTCACGGAAAGTGTCGTGAATTCATTAACAGCAGAAGCGGCGTGCTGCTTAAACGATCCGTTCTTTGCCGAATTTTTTCAACGTATCATCCGCGATCGTAAAATCGTTGAATATTATCTCGCTCAAGCACCTGGTACTTTTTTATTATTAGACTCTCAAGGCCATGTTTCTTGGTTAATTGTAAAAACTGCTGCCGATCTACAAATGTATAAAGAATTAGCCACGGAATACAGTGCACCGAGCAGCGTTATCGAAGATTTAAATCATGCCCGTAAATTCCCTCATTTTTGGAATCCACGCCATTTTTATAATGTGACAGGTCATGCCTGGGAAACTTTTATGATCGATGCCACTAAATTGCAAGGTCAAAAACAAGATTATTATTACGCGATTGTAAACGATCAACCGGCAAGCGATGTCGATCCTAGCCGCATCACTTCTTACGCCGAATTTTTAACGAACTATTAA
- a CDS encoding ATP-binding protein — protein sequence MLLVNVQSRHPTRVDTNTENSIQDCLQEALRRFPFVSEAERKKVVLRTDYDFNFNGSRILFVHVIFNLLKNAIYFLTKAGKGEILIWAQAGKRADELHFKDTSVGIAPEELSKLFSLFYSTTPNGTGIGLSFCKTAMHSLGGGIQCRSELGEYTEFILSFPRKTRDLNLGRIENYQPQQV from the coding sequence ATGCTCCTAGTGAATGTGCAAAGTCGTCACCCTACACGTGTTGACACAAACACTGAAAATTCTATTCAAGATTGCTTACAAGAAGCCTTAAGGCGTTTTCCATTTGTGAGCGAAGCGGAACGTAAGAAAGTGGTTTTGCGAACAGATTACGATTTTAACTTTAATGGCTCTAGAATTTTATTTGTTCACGTTATTTTTAATTTATTAAAAAATGCTATTTATTTCCTTACCAAAGCAGGTAAGGGTGAAATCTTGATTTGGGCACAAGCAGGCAAACGCGCCGATGAACTACATTTTAAAGATACTTCCGTTGGAATTGCACCGGAAGAATTATCGAAACTTTTTAGTTTATTTTATTCAACTACACCCAATGGTACTGGCATCGGTTTATCCTTTTGTAAAACCGCCATGCATTCTTTGGGCGGAGGTATTCAATGTCGTTCAGAGTTAGGAGAATATACTGAGTTTATTTTATCGTTTCCACGTAAAACTCGCGATCTTAACTTAGGGCGAATTGAAAATTATCAGCCACAGCAGGTGTAA